One window from the genome of Nicotiana tomentosiformis chromosome 5, ASM39032v3, whole genome shotgun sequence encodes:
- the LOC138892951 gene encoding uncharacterized protein, translating to MTVTQYETQFMDLARHAIILLLTERERVRRFIDGLTFTIRLQMDKETGDDITFQRAVDIARWIEMVRGQERGPMSDKRPRHSSGFGGALSGGRGTFGRGHPPRPFQLALQASHSALGSHGPYVSHSGQPSYSAPSTVISVPPIQSCHRGYSARSGQLQLHQPQQQDGCFECGGTGHIRRLCPRLLNGILHQSSRAMVSAPVASPLAQPARGRGKAARGGGQAIKGEGQAIRGGGRPIDVGQISGAHP from the coding sequence atgactgttactcagtatgagactcaatttatggacctagctcgccatgccaTTATCTTGCTccttactgagagggagagagtgaggagatttattgatgggctcactttcactatcaggctacagatggacAAGGAGACGGGAGATGATATTACTTTCCAGAGGGCCGTAGATATTGCTAGatggatcgagatggttcgtggtcaggagagggggccgatgtctgataagaggcctcgtcattccagtggttttggtggtgccttatctggaggcaggggtacttttggtagaggccatcctcctaggccatttcaGTTAGCGCTTCAAGCATCTCACAGTGCTTTGGGGAGTCATGGTCCTTATGTATCGCATTCTGGGCAGCCATCCTACAGCGCACCATCAACTGTTATCAGTGTGCCTCCGATCCAGAGTTGTCACCGTGGTTATTCAGCCCGTTCGGGCCAGCTTCAGCTTCATCAGCCACAACAGcaggatgggtgttttgagtgtgggggtactggtcacatcaggaggttaTGTCCGAGATTGTTGAACGGCATActacatcagagttctcgtgccatggtctcggcaccggttgcttcacctctcgcacaaccagctagaggcaggggcaaggcagctagaggtggaggtcaggccattaaaggtgaaggccaggccattagaggtggaggccgtCCCATAGACGTAGGTCAGATTAGTGGGGCCCACCCCTAA